The Mucilaginibacter rubeus genomic interval AAACAGAGGAATGGATATTGATAGGAAATAACTGACCGGTTATCCGGCTTTTAGGGTAATTTGAGCAAATGCTAATTGTGCTAAAGTTATTTCTTGTTATGGTTAAATAACAAGTTTATACAATATTCATTCTATAATGTGACTCCTGAAATAACCATTTGTTTATCTCATTTTATCATCAGGGCATTATTAAATAAATCTACAATACGCAATTCAAAACGCGTACCGATTTTGTTACATCTACGTAAAAATTGTAATTGTAATATATAAGTTACCTTCTTTTGTAAATTTTTATGCGTTTTTGAAAGTCATTTTCGTGACAGTTATAAAACTATAGCATACATGTCTCATCAACATATGTTTGTATACACGATTGTGTACAAAGTGTGTTGAAAATGAGCGAGAATGTTATATTGGCACAGTTTAGTTTCCTCAATAATGTGTTTATCCAGAATTTATCCAAAATTAATTATCCGGGTTTAATATTTTTAACATATAAATTATTTTATCGATAAAATTTTGTGTAGCATTGCTATTGTTTAGAACGATTATTGATTGAAAAAGACCTTCGCCATAGTAATGCTAATTACTCATATGCTCAACTTAGTTGGGTATATGGCACTCAATCAATATTTTGCCAATAAATCAAACGGCATAATAGCCAGGCAAATCGCTAAAGGCAAATACAATAAACGCGATCTGATCGAAATTAAGATCAAACAGAATTTGCCTTTTATACATGATTGGGAAGATTATGTAAACATTGCCGGCCAGCTCCAGTTAGATGGTGTTGCATACAATTACGTAAAACTTAGGGTTACCCGTGATACAGTTTATGTGCAATGCATCCCCAACTATGAAACAACAAAATTGCTGAACGAGAACGTGATCTGTGCTAAAAAGCTTAATTCTACACCTATCAGCAAGCGCAATCACGAATCGTCAGAAAAGAAACTTGGCAGTGATGCAAAATATAATTGTCCCGAAATTTCGTATTCTTTTATAAAACCTGCCGAACCTGTTCAGGCCCCCGGCACATTTGTTTATATCAGCATTCCCGATGCCTTTGTATCCGTTGGTGGTCAGCCTCCGGAAATGGCACTTGCCTCAATTTATAGCTGATAATTAATCTGTTCTGCTCACCCATGATGAATGGCATAATATGCTATGCAATTTACTATGCCCATGCCTGGCTATCATTGCTGCAGCTGAACAGTATACCCCTAATATTTTTCAATTTGAATAAATGAATATTCTTTATAAAACTTCATTAGCCGCGCTATTTTTAGGTTGCGCCGGCTTTGCCCATGCACAAAACAAAAGTGTTAAAGATACCTTGCAACTGGATAGTGTTATCATTAAAGAAAGCAGGCCCAAACACTTACCTAATGTATCCGGCACCAATATTTTTGCCGGAAAAAGAACTTTCGATATTTTCCTTGATGCCGGAAAAGCCAATTTAGCCAATAACAATGCCCGAATGACTTTTGCGAAAGTGCCGGGTGTTAACGTTTGGGAAATGGATGGTGCAGGCTTACAGCTCAATATAGGTACCCGTGGTACTGACACCCACAGGTCGATAGAAACCAATATCAGGCAAAATGGCTATAACACCAACTCGGATATGTTTGGCTATCCCGAAAATCATTACAATGTGCCGTTTCAGGCTGTGAGTGAAATTCAGATCGTCCGTGGTTCGGCCGCTTTACAATTTGGCAGTCAGTTTGGCGGCATGGTTAACTTTAAACTTAAGGAAGGCGACAGCACCAAAGTGTTTGGTTTTGAAAGTGAGCAATCGGCCGGTTCAAATAGGTTTTTCAACTCCTACAATGCCATTGGCGGCAAGGTGGGCAAAGTGAGCTATTATGCTTTTTACAGCGCCCGTACCGGCGATGGCTGGAGGCCAGATGCCGCTTTTAATTCGCGCGCTTACTATGCCAACATCAAATACCAGTTTAACGATAAAGGAAGCATCGCTTTCCAGTTTTCACGGTCGGATTACAGGCAGCAGATAGCAGGCGGTTTAACCGATGCACAATTTGATGCCAATAATCGCCAGTCAACCCGTGCCCGTAACTTTTTTAACCCGGAAATTAATATCCCGGCATTGCTGTTCAACTACCAGTTTGATAAAGATACCCGGCTGGAAGTTACCACGCATGTATTGTTTGGGCAGCGTAACAGCGTGCAGTTTATTAATACGGCCAACATCCCGGACACAGTTAATACAAGCTTAAAAACATTTAACCCGCGCCAGGTAGATCGTGACTATTACGCGGGTTTTACTACAGAGGCCCGTTTACTGCATAACTACAAACTGGGCGATCTTAAAAGTTCATTTACTGCAGGGGTGAGGTATTTTGAGGAAACCACCAAGCGTAAACAAAAAGGAACGGGTACGGTAGGTTCTGATTTTGATCTGAGCCTGGTTAAGGACTACGGTATCGACTTAAGGCTGCACACGTTAAACTATGCCGCTTTTGCCGAAAACATGTTCCAGGTTACCAAAGCATTTACAGTTACACCGGGCGTTAGGTTTGAGCAGATCAATACCACAAACACAGGGGTTATTGTAAACCGCACCGTACCGGTTAGCTATAAGGATAAACGTAACTTCCCGCTGTTTGGAACGGGGCTACAATACCAGTTGAATAACGGAAGCCAGTTTTATGGTAACATTTCGCAGGCTTACCGCCCGTATATTTATGCAGCCGTTACCCCGGCAGATCAGCTGACCATTATCGATCCTAATATTAAGGACAGCAAGGGTTACGATGCCGATCTGGGTTATCGCGGCCATATCAGCACTGTATTTAGTTTTGACGTAGACGCGTTTTATGTTTACTATGGCAAAAGGGCAGGTACCTTAACGCAAACCGATGCCAATAATGTAACCCATCTTTACATGACCAATATTGGTAACGGCGTAGCCAAAGGTATCGAGGCATTTACCGAGGTTTCATTGATCCGCTCGTTTGATCAATCGGCAGGAAGTGATCTGCGTTTGTTTAACTCGCTATCGTATACCCATGGTCGTTACACCAGTGGCTCTATCAACCAAAATGGTAAAAACGTAAGTTTGGTTGGAAATCACCTGGAAGGTACTCCTGATTGGAATGACCGTGCCGGATTAACCTTTTTAAGCGGCCATGTAAGCAGTACCCTGCAATACAGCTATGTAGGCAAAAGTTTTAGCGATGCCAATAACACTACATTCAATGCTACCGGTGCTACCGGTATTGTGCCGTCGTACCATTTGTTTGACTGGGCTTTCAATTATAGCTTCCTGAAAAACTATCACCTTACAGCTAACGTGAACAATATTTTTAACGCTAAGTACTTTACCCGCCGTATTAACATGTACCCCGGCCCTGGCATTTTACCTGCCGATGGACGGACATTTAATATTGGTTTTGGTGTGAAGATTTGACCTCACCTAAATCCTCTCCAAAGAAGAGGGGCTTAGTATAGTTATTCAAGTCCTCTCCTTTGGAGAGGATTTAGGTGAGGTCTTAACAAAACGGCCCTTCAAATTCATGGATGGCCGTTTTATTTATACTGATAAGGATTGCTTACTTTGTGATGTGTTTTTTTACGATCTCTGAAAGTGCTGTAAGGTCGAAGGGTTTGGCAAGGTAGCCATCGGCATTCCCGGCTTTGGCAATTTCCTTAATATTACTAACCGCCGAAATAATCACTACAGGAATATGGCTGGTAGCAGGATCATCTTTAATTCCTTTGCTTAGTTGTTGGCCATTGGCATCACTTGTCCAGTCGGTGAGCCAGTTATCAAGCAGTATCAGGTCGGGGTTGATAGAGGCGAGGGTCCGCAGGATACGGGCATTATCAGAGTGTATTACTTCGTAGCCTTCTTCCTCCAATACATATACTACGGTATCGCGGATATCTTTATCGTCCTCTATAACTAAAACCTTTTTGGCCATAAGTTTTGATTGCTATTTAATTAAAATACCGGTGTTTGAACCAGTCTTGTTTAACTATATAACAAACAAATACCCTGAATTTGTTTTAGTTGTAGTATTAAATAAAAAATATATTATTTAATGAAATGTTAACCGGCAACTGTATTATAACAAGCGCGGCAACGCGGTTCGTAGCTTTCTTTTTCGCCCAATAATATTTTTGAATTATCGTGCACCAAACGGTACGAGTATTGCGCAGGATTACCGCATCTTA includes:
- a CDS encoding TonB-dependent receptor family protein, whose product is MNILYKTSLAALFLGCAGFAHAQNKSVKDTLQLDSVIIKESRPKHLPNVSGTNIFAGKRTFDIFLDAGKANLANNNARMTFAKVPGVNVWEMDGAGLQLNIGTRGTDTHRSIETNIRQNGYNTNSDMFGYPENHYNVPFQAVSEIQIVRGSAALQFGSQFGGMVNFKLKEGDSTKVFGFESEQSAGSNRFFNSYNAIGGKVGKVSYYAFYSARTGDGWRPDAAFNSRAYYANIKYQFNDKGSIAFQFSRSDYRQQIAGGLTDAQFDANNRQSTRARNFFNPEINIPALLFNYQFDKDTRLEVTTHVLFGQRNSVQFINTANIPDTVNTSLKTFNPRQVDRDYYAGFTTEARLLHNYKLGDLKSSFTAGVRYFEETTKRKQKGTGTVGSDFDLSLVKDYGIDLRLHTLNYAAFAENMFQVTKAFTVTPGVRFEQINTTNTGVIVNRTVPVSYKDKRNFPLFGTGLQYQLNNGSQFYGNISQAYRPYIYAAVTPADQLTIIDPNIKDSKGYDADLGYRGHISTVFSFDVDAFYVYYGKRAGTLTQTDANNVTHLYMTNIGNGVAKGIEAFTEVSLIRSFDQSAGSDLRLFNSLSYTHGRYTSGSINQNGKNVSLVGNHLEGTPDWNDRAGLTFLSGHVSSTLQYSYVGKSFSDANNTTFNATGATGIVPSYHLFDWAFNYSFLKNYHLTANVNNIFNAKYFTRRINMYPGPGILPADGRTFNIGFGVKI
- a CDS encoding response regulator; amino-acid sequence: MAKKVLVIEDDKDIRDTVVYVLEEEGYEVIHSDNARILRTLASINPDLILLDNWLTDWTSDANGQQLSKGIKDDPATSHIPVVIISAVSNIKEIAKAGNADGYLAKPFDLTALSEIVKKHITK